A window of Caretta caretta isolate rCarCar2 chromosome 13, rCarCar1.hap1, whole genome shotgun sequence contains these coding sequences:
- the LOC125622350 gene encoding uncharacterized protein LOC125622350 isoform X5 yields MQVVLVQMAAKLYVLISWPDGSRVINIENIKEPRKPFHLYAVGEQVLARCPGFSGLYWGVVEGISEHKDILEKRLQENRQLFEKLKEEPAVHSGLPSQTKKSRKTFPKWMPGSSFRKYNDDRSVYVKPLVRDEDAGLENDAAVSSVLKERRILTSTTRSHCTMSAPYHSSTAFKSPSPFLTLAVPGTSQNEEARPGTATRDYITLTMKRKSDVILAKCPQHIHTNSCDEPKTEGSPETDDFEVVQKDFGPGEMERTEKIEQLERIIVDLHQEILSLKRKVQRLESLSFQEEPHRQQCAVVELFNGYTKEQLKEAIRFDQKISTACKTLLYKLFTSDYIQSHSITGRRGNTFREAKPMMDERCIKIIRVLLKQKFGDHLSDTVITEKIQNVQKALRQKFKTECL; encoded by the exons GTGGTGCTGGTCCAAATGGCTGCCAAGCTTTACGTTCTAATCAGCTGGCCAGACGGCAGCCGTGTGATCAACATTGAAAACATCAAAGAACCCCGAAAGCCATTTCATCTGTATGCGGTGGGTGAGCAGGTGCTAGCCCGCTGCCCTGGCTTCAGTGGTCTGTACTGGGGGGTCGTGGAAGGCATAAGCG AGCATAAAGATATCTTAGAGAAAAGGCTGCAGGAAAATAGACAACTCTTTGAGAAGCTAA AAGAAGAACCAGCAGTGCACAGTGGGCTGCCATCCCAAACTAAAAAATCAAGGAAAACTTTTCCAAAATGGATGCCAGGAAGCTCCTTTCGCAAATACAACGATGACAGGAGCGTCTACGTCAAACCGCTGGTCAGGGATGAAGACGCAGGGCTCGAGAATGATGCTGCCGTCTCTTCTGTCTTAAAGGAGAGGCGCATCCTGACTAGCACGACTAGATCCCACTGCACCATGTCAGCACCTTATCACTCTTCCACGGCCTTCAAATCACCATCTCCGTTCTTGACCCTGGCTGTGCCTGGCACATCCCAGAATGAAGAAGCAAGGCCTGGTACAGCTACCAGAG ATTACATCACCCTGACAATGAAAAGGAAGTCAGATGTCATTCTAGCTAAGTGTCCGCAGCACATCCATACCAACAG cTGTGATGAACCAAAGACTGAAGGTTCCCCAGAAACAGATGATTTTGAGGTAGTTCAGAAAGATTTTGGCCCTGGTGAAATGGAAAG gaCCGAGAAGATTGAGCAACTGGAGAGAATCATAGTAGATCTCCACCAAGAGATTCTCTCCCTGAAACGGAAGGTGCAGCGGCTGGAATCACTGTCCTTTCAGGAAGAACCCCACAGGCAGCAATGCGCGGTGGTGGAACTTTTTAATGGATACACGAAAGAGCAGCTGAAAGAGGCCATCCGATTCGACCAGAAAATCAGCACTGCCTGCAAAACACTACTCTACAAGCTGTTCACGTCCGACTATATACAGAGCCACTCCATCACAGGAAGGAGAGGGAACACCTTTCGGGAGGCTAAGCCCATGATGGATGAGCGGTGCATCAAAATCATTAGGGTGTTACTGAAGCAGAAGTTTGGGGACCACCTGAGTGACACAGTAATCACTGAGAAAATCCAAAATGTGCAGAAAGCACTCAGGCAGAAATTTAAGACTGAATGTCTCTGA
- the LOC125622350 gene encoding uncharacterized protein LOC125622350 isoform X3, with protein MNGKKEPSIQVTSQSQSRRIRLITDEVVLVQMAAKLYVLISWPDGSRVINIENIKEPRKPFHLYAVGEQVLARCPGFSGLYWGVVEGISEEEPAVHSGLPSQTKKSRKTFPKWMPGSSFRKYNDDRSVYVKPLVRDEDAGLENDAAVSSVLKERRILTSTTRSHCTMSAPYHSSTAFKSPSPFLTLAVPGTSQNEEARPGTATRDYITLTMKRKSDVILAKCPQHIHTNSCDEPKTEGSPETDDFEVVQKDFGPGEMERTEKIEQLERIIVDLHQEILSLKRKVQRLESLSFQEEPHRQQCAVVELFNGYTKEQLKEAIRFDQKISTACKTLLYKLFTSDYIQSHSITGRRGNTFREAKPMMDERCIKIIRVLLKQKFGDHLSDTVITEKIQNVQKALRQKFKTECL; from the exons GTGGTGCTGGTCCAAATGGCTGCCAAGCTTTACGTTCTAATCAGCTGGCCAGACGGCAGCCGTGTGATCAACATTGAAAACATCAAAGAACCCCGAAAGCCATTTCATCTGTATGCGGTGGGTGAGCAGGTGCTAGCCCGCTGCCCTGGCTTCAGTGGTCTGTACTGGGGGGTCGTGGAAGGCATAAGCG AAGAAGAACCAGCAGTGCACAGTGGGCTGCCATCCCAAACTAAAAAATCAAGGAAAACTTTTCCAAAATGGATGCCAGGAAGCTCCTTTCGCAAATACAACGATGACAGGAGCGTCTACGTCAAACCGCTGGTCAGGGATGAAGACGCAGGGCTCGAGAATGATGCTGCCGTCTCTTCTGTCTTAAAGGAGAGGCGCATCCTGACTAGCACGACTAGATCCCACTGCACCATGTCAGCACCTTATCACTCTTCCACGGCCTTCAAATCACCATCTCCGTTCTTGACCCTGGCTGTGCCTGGCACATCCCAGAATGAAGAAGCAAGGCCTGGTACAGCTACCAGAG ATTACATCACCCTGACAATGAAAAGGAAGTCAGATGTCATTCTAGCTAAGTGTCCGCAGCACATCCATACCAACAG cTGTGATGAACCAAAGACTGAAGGTTCCCCAGAAACAGATGATTTTGAGGTAGTTCAGAAAGATTTTGGCCCTGGTGAAATGGAAAG gaCCGAGAAGATTGAGCAACTGGAGAGAATCATAGTAGATCTCCACCAAGAGATTCTCTCCCTGAAACGGAAGGTGCAGCGGCTGGAATCACTGTCCTTTCAGGAAGAACCCCACAGGCAGCAATGCGCGGTGGTGGAACTTTTTAATGGATACACGAAAGAGCAGCTGAAAGAGGCCATCCGATTCGACCAGAAAATCAGCACTGCCTGCAAAACACTACTCTACAAGCTGTTCACGTCCGACTATATACAGAGCCACTCCATCACAGGAAGGAGAGGGAACACCTTTCGGGAGGCTAAGCCCATGATGGATGAGCGGTGCATCAAAATCATTAGGGTGTTACTGAAGCAGAAGTTTGGGGACCACCTGAGTGACACAGTAATCACTGAGAAAATCCAAAATGTGCAGAAAGCACTCAGGCAGAAATTTAAGACTGAATGTCTCTGA
- the LOC125622350 gene encoding uncharacterized protein LOC125622350 isoform X2, with protein MNGKKEPSIQVTSQSQSRRIRLITDEVVLVQMAAKLYVLISWPDGSRVINIENIKEPRKPFHLYAVGEQVLARCPGFSGLYWGVVEGISEHKDILEKRLQENRQLFEKLKEPAVHSGLPSQTKKSRKTFPKWMPGSSFRKYNDDRSVYVKPLVRDEDAGLENDAAVSSVLKERRILTSTTRSHCTMSAPYHSSTAFKSPSPFLTLAVPGTSQNEEARPGTATRDYITLTMKRKSDVILAKCPQHIHTNSCDEPKTEGSPETDDFEVVQKDFGPGEMERTEKIEQLERIIVDLHQEILSLKRKVQRLESLSFQEEPHRQQCAVVELFNGYTKEQLKEAIRFDQKISTACKTLLYKLFTSDYIQSHSITGRRGNTFREAKPMMDERCIKIIRVLLKQKFGDHLSDTVITEKIQNVQKALRQKFKTECL; from the exons GTGGTGCTGGTCCAAATGGCTGCCAAGCTTTACGTTCTAATCAGCTGGCCAGACGGCAGCCGTGTGATCAACATTGAAAACATCAAAGAACCCCGAAAGCCATTTCATCTGTATGCGGTGGGTGAGCAGGTGCTAGCCCGCTGCCCTGGCTTCAGTGGTCTGTACTGGGGGGTCGTGGAAGGCATAAGCG AGCATAAAGATATCTTAGAGAAAAGGCTGCAGGAAAATAGACAACTCTTTGAGAAGCTAA AAGAACCAGCAGTGCACAGTGGGCTGCCATCCCAAACTAAAAAATCAAGGAAAACTTTTCCAAAATGGATGCCAGGAAGCTCCTTTCGCAAATACAACGATGACAGGAGCGTCTACGTCAAACCGCTGGTCAGGGATGAAGACGCAGGGCTCGAGAATGATGCTGCCGTCTCTTCTGTCTTAAAGGAGAGGCGCATCCTGACTAGCACGACTAGATCCCACTGCACCATGTCAGCACCTTATCACTCTTCCACGGCCTTCAAATCACCATCTCCGTTCTTGACCCTGGCTGTGCCTGGCACATCCCAGAATGAAGAAGCAAGGCCTGGTACAGCTACCAGAG ATTACATCACCCTGACAATGAAAAGGAAGTCAGATGTCATTCTAGCTAAGTGTCCGCAGCACATCCATACCAACAG cTGTGATGAACCAAAGACTGAAGGTTCCCCAGAAACAGATGATTTTGAGGTAGTTCAGAAAGATTTTGGCCCTGGTGAAATGGAAAG gaCCGAGAAGATTGAGCAACTGGAGAGAATCATAGTAGATCTCCACCAAGAGATTCTCTCCCTGAAACGGAAGGTGCAGCGGCTGGAATCACTGTCCTTTCAGGAAGAACCCCACAGGCAGCAATGCGCGGTGGTGGAACTTTTTAATGGATACACGAAAGAGCAGCTGAAAGAGGCCATCCGATTCGACCAGAAAATCAGCACTGCCTGCAAAACACTACTCTACAAGCTGTTCACGTCCGACTATATACAGAGCCACTCCATCACAGGAAGGAGAGGGAACACCTTTCGGGAGGCTAAGCCCATGATGGATGAGCGGTGCATCAAAATCATTAGGGTGTTACTGAAGCAGAAGTTTGGGGACCACCTGAGTGACACAGTAATCACTGAGAAAATCCAAAATGTGCAGAAAGCACTCAGGCAGAAATTTAAGACTGAATGTCTCTGA
- the LOC125622350 gene encoding uncharacterized protein LOC125622350 isoform X4 codes for MNGKKEPSIQVTSQSQSRRIRLITDEVVLVQMAAKLYVLISWPDGSRVINIENIKEPRKPFHLYAVGEQVLARCPGFSGLYWGVVEGISEEPAVHSGLPSQTKKSRKTFPKWMPGSSFRKYNDDRSVYVKPLVRDEDAGLENDAAVSSVLKERRILTSTTRSHCTMSAPYHSSTAFKSPSPFLTLAVPGTSQNEEARPGTATRDYITLTMKRKSDVILAKCPQHIHTNSCDEPKTEGSPETDDFEVVQKDFGPGEMERTEKIEQLERIIVDLHQEILSLKRKVQRLESLSFQEEPHRQQCAVVELFNGYTKEQLKEAIRFDQKISTACKTLLYKLFTSDYIQSHSITGRRGNTFREAKPMMDERCIKIIRVLLKQKFGDHLSDTVITEKIQNVQKALRQKFKTECL; via the exons GTGGTGCTGGTCCAAATGGCTGCCAAGCTTTACGTTCTAATCAGCTGGCCAGACGGCAGCCGTGTGATCAACATTGAAAACATCAAAGAACCCCGAAAGCCATTTCATCTGTATGCGGTGGGTGAGCAGGTGCTAGCCCGCTGCCCTGGCTTCAGTGGTCTGTACTGGGGGGTCGTGGAAGGCATAAGCG AAGAACCAGCAGTGCACAGTGGGCTGCCATCCCAAACTAAAAAATCAAGGAAAACTTTTCCAAAATGGATGCCAGGAAGCTCCTTTCGCAAATACAACGATGACAGGAGCGTCTACGTCAAACCGCTGGTCAGGGATGAAGACGCAGGGCTCGAGAATGATGCTGCCGTCTCTTCTGTCTTAAAGGAGAGGCGCATCCTGACTAGCACGACTAGATCCCACTGCACCATGTCAGCACCTTATCACTCTTCCACGGCCTTCAAATCACCATCTCCGTTCTTGACCCTGGCTGTGCCTGGCACATCCCAGAATGAAGAAGCAAGGCCTGGTACAGCTACCAGAG ATTACATCACCCTGACAATGAAAAGGAAGTCAGATGTCATTCTAGCTAAGTGTCCGCAGCACATCCATACCAACAG cTGTGATGAACCAAAGACTGAAGGTTCCCCAGAAACAGATGATTTTGAGGTAGTTCAGAAAGATTTTGGCCCTGGTGAAATGGAAAG gaCCGAGAAGATTGAGCAACTGGAGAGAATCATAGTAGATCTCCACCAAGAGATTCTCTCCCTGAAACGGAAGGTGCAGCGGCTGGAATCACTGTCCTTTCAGGAAGAACCCCACAGGCAGCAATGCGCGGTGGTGGAACTTTTTAATGGATACACGAAAGAGCAGCTGAAAGAGGCCATCCGATTCGACCAGAAAATCAGCACTGCCTGCAAAACACTACTCTACAAGCTGTTCACGTCCGACTATATACAGAGCCACTCCATCACAGGAAGGAGAGGGAACACCTTTCGGGAGGCTAAGCCCATGATGGATGAGCGGTGCATCAAAATCATTAGGGTGTTACTGAAGCAGAAGTTTGGGGACCACCTGAGTGACACAGTAATCACTGAGAAAATCCAAAATGTGCAGAAAGCACTCAGGCAGAAATTTAAGACTGAATGTCTCTGA
- the LOC125622350 gene encoding uncharacterized protein LOC125622350 isoform X6 — protein sequence MNGKKEPSIQVTSQSQSRRIRLITDEVVLVQMAAKLYVLISWPDGSRVINIENIKEPRKPFHLYAVGEQVLARCPGFSGLYWGVVEGISEHKDILEKRLQENRQLFEKLKEEPAVHSGLPSQTKKSRKTFPKWMPGSSFRKYNDDRSVYVKPLVRDEDAGLENDAAVSSVLKERRILTSTTRSHCTMSAPYHSSTAFKSPSPFLTLAVPGTSQNEEARPGTATRDYITLTMKRKSDVILAKCPQHIHTNRTEKIEQLERIIVDLHQEILSLKRKVQRLESLSFQEEPHRQQCAVVELFNGYTKEQLKEAIRFDQKISTACKTLLYKLFTSDYIQSHSITGRRGNTFREAKPMMDERCIKIIRVLLKQKFGDHLSDTVITEKIQNVQKALRQKFKTECL from the exons GTGGTGCTGGTCCAAATGGCTGCCAAGCTTTACGTTCTAATCAGCTGGCCAGACGGCAGCCGTGTGATCAACATTGAAAACATCAAAGAACCCCGAAAGCCATTTCATCTGTATGCGGTGGGTGAGCAGGTGCTAGCCCGCTGCCCTGGCTTCAGTGGTCTGTACTGGGGGGTCGTGGAAGGCATAAGCG AGCATAAAGATATCTTAGAGAAAAGGCTGCAGGAAAATAGACAACTCTTTGAGAAGCTAA AAGAAGAACCAGCAGTGCACAGTGGGCTGCCATCCCAAACTAAAAAATCAAGGAAAACTTTTCCAAAATGGATGCCAGGAAGCTCCTTTCGCAAATACAACGATGACAGGAGCGTCTACGTCAAACCGCTGGTCAGGGATGAAGACGCAGGGCTCGAGAATGATGCTGCCGTCTCTTCTGTCTTAAAGGAGAGGCGCATCCTGACTAGCACGACTAGATCCCACTGCACCATGTCAGCACCTTATCACTCTTCCACGGCCTTCAAATCACCATCTCCGTTCTTGACCCTGGCTGTGCCTGGCACATCCCAGAATGAAGAAGCAAGGCCTGGTACAGCTACCAGAG ATTACATCACCCTGACAATGAAAAGGAAGTCAGATGTCATTCTAGCTAAGTGTCCGCAGCACATCCATACCAACAG gaCCGAGAAGATTGAGCAACTGGAGAGAATCATAGTAGATCTCCACCAAGAGATTCTCTCCCTGAAACGGAAGGTGCAGCGGCTGGAATCACTGTCCTTTCAGGAAGAACCCCACAGGCAGCAATGCGCGGTGGTGGAACTTTTTAATGGATACACGAAAGAGCAGCTGAAAGAGGCCATCCGATTCGACCAGAAAATCAGCACTGCCTGCAAAACACTACTCTACAAGCTGTTCACGTCCGACTATATACAGAGCCACTCCATCACAGGAAGGAGAGGGAACACCTTTCGGGAGGCTAAGCCCATGATGGATGAGCGGTGCATCAAAATCATTAGGGTGTTACTGAAGCAGAAGTTTGGGGACCACCTGAGTGACACAGTAATCACTGAGAAAATCCAAAATGTGCAGAAAGCACTCAGGCAGAAATTTAAGACTGAATGTCTCTGA
- the LOC125622350 gene encoding uncharacterized protein LOC125622350 isoform X1, giving the protein MNGKKEPSIQVTSQSQSRRIRLITDEVVLVQMAAKLYVLISWPDGSRVINIENIKEPRKPFHLYAVGEQVLARCPGFSGLYWGVVEGISEHKDILEKRLQENRQLFEKLKEEPAVHSGLPSQTKKSRKTFPKWMPGSSFRKYNDDRSVYVKPLVRDEDAGLENDAAVSSVLKERRILTSTTRSHCTMSAPYHSSTAFKSPSPFLTLAVPGTSQNEEARPGTATRDYITLTMKRKSDVILAKCPQHIHTNSCDEPKTEGSPETDDFEVVQKDFGPGEMERTEKIEQLERIIVDLHQEILSLKRKVQRLESLSFQEEPHRQQCAVVELFNGYTKEQLKEAIRFDQKISTACKTLLYKLFTSDYIQSHSITGRRGNTFREAKPMMDERCIKIIRVLLKQKFGDHLSDTVITEKIQNVQKALRQKFKTECL; this is encoded by the exons GTGGTGCTGGTCCAAATGGCTGCCAAGCTTTACGTTCTAATCAGCTGGCCAGACGGCAGCCGTGTGATCAACATTGAAAACATCAAAGAACCCCGAAAGCCATTTCATCTGTATGCGGTGGGTGAGCAGGTGCTAGCCCGCTGCCCTGGCTTCAGTGGTCTGTACTGGGGGGTCGTGGAAGGCATAAGCG AGCATAAAGATATCTTAGAGAAAAGGCTGCAGGAAAATAGACAACTCTTTGAGAAGCTAA AAGAAGAACCAGCAGTGCACAGTGGGCTGCCATCCCAAACTAAAAAATCAAGGAAAACTTTTCCAAAATGGATGCCAGGAAGCTCCTTTCGCAAATACAACGATGACAGGAGCGTCTACGTCAAACCGCTGGTCAGGGATGAAGACGCAGGGCTCGAGAATGATGCTGCCGTCTCTTCTGTCTTAAAGGAGAGGCGCATCCTGACTAGCACGACTAGATCCCACTGCACCATGTCAGCACCTTATCACTCTTCCACGGCCTTCAAATCACCATCTCCGTTCTTGACCCTGGCTGTGCCTGGCACATCCCAGAATGAAGAAGCAAGGCCTGGTACAGCTACCAGAG ATTACATCACCCTGACAATGAAAAGGAAGTCAGATGTCATTCTAGCTAAGTGTCCGCAGCACATCCATACCAACAG cTGTGATGAACCAAAGACTGAAGGTTCCCCAGAAACAGATGATTTTGAGGTAGTTCAGAAAGATTTTGGCCCTGGTGAAATGGAAAG gaCCGAGAAGATTGAGCAACTGGAGAGAATCATAGTAGATCTCCACCAAGAGATTCTCTCCCTGAAACGGAAGGTGCAGCGGCTGGAATCACTGTCCTTTCAGGAAGAACCCCACAGGCAGCAATGCGCGGTGGTGGAACTTTTTAATGGATACACGAAAGAGCAGCTGAAAGAGGCCATCCGATTCGACCAGAAAATCAGCACTGCCTGCAAAACACTACTCTACAAGCTGTTCACGTCCGACTATATACAGAGCCACTCCATCACAGGAAGGAGAGGGAACACCTTTCGGGAGGCTAAGCCCATGATGGATGAGCGGTGCATCAAAATCATTAGGGTGTTACTGAAGCAGAAGTTTGGGGACCACCTGAGTGACACAGTAATCACTGAGAAAATCCAAAATGTGCAGAAAGCACTCAGGCAGAAATTTAAGACTGAATGTCTCTGA
- the LOC125622350 gene encoding uncharacterized protein LOC125622350 isoform X7 produces the protein MAAKLYVLISWPDGSRVINIENIKEPRKPFHLYAVGEQVLARCPGFSGLYWGVVEGISEHKDILEKRLQENRQLFEKLKEEPAVHSGLPSQTKKSRKTFPKWMPGSSFRKYNDDRSVYVKPLVRDEDAGLENDAAVSSVLKERRILTSTTRSHCTMSAPYHSSTAFKSPSPFLTLAVPGTSQNEEARPGTATRDYITLTMKRKSDVILAKCPQHIHTNSCDEPKTEGSPETDDFEVVQKDFGPGEMERTEKIEQLERIIVDLHQEILSLKRKVQRLESLSFQEEPHRQQCAVVELFNGYTKEQLKEAIRFDQKISTACKTLLYKLFTSDYIQSHSITGRRGNTFREAKPMMDERCIKIIRVLLKQKFGDHLSDTVITEKIQNVQKALRQKFKTECL, from the exons ATGGCTGCCAAGCTTTACGTTCTAATCAGCTGGCCAGACGGCAGCCGTGTGATCAACATTGAAAACATCAAAGAACCCCGAAAGCCATTTCATCTGTATGCGGTGGGTGAGCAGGTGCTAGCCCGCTGCCCTGGCTTCAGTGGTCTGTACTGGGGGGTCGTGGAAGGCATAAGCG AGCATAAAGATATCTTAGAGAAAAGGCTGCAGGAAAATAGACAACTCTTTGAGAAGCTAA AAGAAGAACCAGCAGTGCACAGTGGGCTGCCATCCCAAACTAAAAAATCAAGGAAAACTTTTCCAAAATGGATGCCAGGAAGCTCCTTTCGCAAATACAACGATGACAGGAGCGTCTACGTCAAACCGCTGGTCAGGGATGAAGACGCAGGGCTCGAGAATGATGCTGCCGTCTCTTCTGTCTTAAAGGAGAGGCGCATCCTGACTAGCACGACTAGATCCCACTGCACCATGTCAGCACCTTATCACTCTTCCACGGCCTTCAAATCACCATCTCCGTTCTTGACCCTGGCTGTGCCTGGCACATCCCAGAATGAAGAAGCAAGGCCTGGTACAGCTACCAGAG ATTACATCACCCTGACAATGAAAAGGAAGTCAGATGTCATTCTAGCTAAGTGTCCGCAGCACATCCATACCAACAG cTGTGATGAACCAAAGACTGAAGGTTCCCCAGAAACAGATGATTTTGAGGTAGTTCAGAAAGATTTTGGCCCTGGTGAAATGGAAAG gaCCGAGAAGATTGAGCAACTGGAGAGAATCATAGTAGATCTCCACCAAGAGATTCTCTCCCTGAAACGGAAGGTGCAGCGGCTGGAATCACTGTCCTTTCAGGAAGAACCCCACAGGCAGCAATGCGCGGTGGTGGAACTTTTTAATGGATACACGAAAGAGCAGCTGAAAGAGGCCATCCGATTCGACCAGAAAATCAGCACTGCCTGCAAAACACTACTCTACAAGCTGTTCACGTCCGACTATATACAGAGCCACTCCATCACAGGAAGGAGAGGGAACACCTTTCGGGAGGCTAAGCCCATGATGGATGAGCGGTGCATCAAAATCATTAGGGTGTTACTGAAGCAGAAGTTTGGGGACCACCTGAGTGACACAGTAATCACTGAGAAAATCCAAAATGTGCAGAAAGCACTCAGGCAGAAATTTAAGACTGAATGTCTCTGA